Proteins found in one Oryza glaberrima chromosome 4, OglaRS2, whole genome shotgun sequence genomic segment:
- the LOC127770552 gene encoding zinc finger CCCH domain-containing protein 28 isoform X2: protein MASAETPNPDAEIPNTGAAAAAAAEPAAAAATTDPAAAGSPSPPLPPRKRRLSPTPSPTRRSSRSRSRSRSRSPRRGRSRSRSRSRSRGRSASPRYPDGKRRRHNDLNVEVCRDFLRDRCARADIECKYAHPHPTVAVDRDSKVTACADSLRNNCFRGRTCRYYHPPPHIQESLLRSIGVEDPKVKMVCRDFTRGRCSRSANECRFLHHSPLEDCAIVCQDFLRGRCDRKSCRYSHVMAHPMPPPMRDIPMQYPDMVYMPPPAPLGVPMMMPPPSAPAAFSGNNYGVEVCRDYLKNMCNRESCRFAHPDLNNEVMNTQVEVCRDFKRGECNRPACRFYHPPASSNSIG, encoded by the exons ATGGCGTCCGCCGAGACCCCCAACCCCGACGCCGAAATCCCcaacaccggcgccgccgccgccgccgccgccgaaccagccgccgccgccgccaccaccgaccccgccgccgctggatcgCCGTCGCCCCCGCTCCCGCCCCGCAAACGCCGCCTCTCCCCTACGCCCTCCCCcacccgccgctcctcccgctcccgctcccgctcccgctcccgctccccgcgccgcggccgcagccgcagccgctcccggagcaggagccGCGGGCGGAGCGCCAGCCCGCGGTACCCCGATGGGAAGCGGAGGCGGCACAACGACCTCAACGTCGAGGTGTGCCGCGACTTCCTCCGCGACAGGTGCGCCCGCGCCGACATCGAGTGCAAGTACGCGCACCCGCaccccaccgtcgccgtcgacag GGACAGCAAGGTGACGGCGTGCGCGGACTCGCTGCGGAACAACTGCTTCCGGGGAAGGACCTGCCGCTACTACCACCCGCCCCCTCATATCCAGGA GTCATTATTGAGATCAATTGGTGTGGAAGACCCAAAGGTGAAGATG GTTTGCAGAGATTTTACACGTGGACGATGTTCAAGATCAGCAAACGAGTGCCGATTCTTGCACCATTCACCCCTTGAGGATTGTGCAATT GTTTGCCAAGATTTCTTGCGTGGGAGGTGTGATCGTAAATCATGTAGATACTCTCATGTTATGGCCCATCCAATGCCACCCCCAATGAGGGATATTCCCATGCAATACCCTGATATG GTTTACATGCCACCACCAGCACCCCTTGGAGTACCTATGATGATGCCTCCCCCTTCAGCCCCTGCAGCCTTTTCTG GTAATAACTACGGAGTGGAAGTTTGCAGGGACTACTTGAAGAACATGTGTAATAGAGAATCCTGCAGATTTGCACACCCGGATTTGAATAATGag GTGATGAATACCCAAGTTGAAGTTTGCCGTGATTTTAAGCGAGGAGAATGCAATCGACCTGCCTGTCGCTTTTACCATCCACCTGCAAGCTCAAATTCTATTGGATAA
- the LOC127770552 gene encoding zinc finger CCCH domain-containing protein 28 isoform X1 produces the protein MASAETPNPDAEIPNTGAAAAAAAEPAAAAATTDPAAAGSPSPPLPPRKRRLSPTPSPTRRSSRSRSRSRSRSPRRGRSRSRSRSRSRGRSASPRYPDGKRRRHNDLNVEVCRDFLRDRCARADIECKYAHPHPTVAVDRDSKVTACADSLRNNCFRGRTCRYYHPPPHIQESLLRSIGVEDPKVKMQVCRDFTRGRCSRSANECRFLHHSPLEDCAIVCQDFLRGRCDRKSCRYSHVMAHPMPPPMRDIPMQYPDMVYMPPPAPLGVPMMMPPPSAPAAFSGNNYGVEVCRDYLKNMCNRESCRFAHPDLNNEVMNTQVEVCRDFKRGECNRPACRFYHPPASSNSIG, from the exons ATGGCGTCCGCCGAGACCCCCAACCCCGACGCCGAAATCCCcaacaccggcgccgccgccgccgccgccgccgaaccagccgccgccgccgccaccaccgaccccgccgccgctggatcgCCGTCGCCCCCGCTCCCGCCCCGCAAACGCCGCCTCTCCCCTACGCCCTCCCCcacccgccgctcctcccgctcccgctcccgctcccgctcccgctccccgcgccgcggccgcagccgcagccgctcccggagcaggagccGCGGGCGGAGCGCCAGCCCGCGGTACCCCGATGGGAAGCGGAGGCGGCACAACGACCTCAACGTCGAGGTGTGCCGCGACTTCCTCCGCGACAGGTGCGCCCGCGCCGACATCGAGTGCAAGTACGCGCACCCGCaccccaccgtcgccgtcgacag GGACAGCAAGGTGACGGCGTGCGCGGACTCGCTGCGGAACAACTGCTTCCGGGGAAGGACCTGCCGCTACTACCACCCGCCCCCTCATATCCAGGA GTCATTATTGAGATCAATTGGTGTGGAAGACCCAAAGGTGAAGATG CAGGTTTGCAGAGATTTTACACGTGGACGATGTTCAAGATCAGCAAACGAGTGCCGATTCTTGCACCATTCACCCCTTGAGGATTGTGCAATT GTTTGCCAAGATTTCTTGCGTGGGAGGTGTGATCGTAAATCATGTAGATACTCTCATGTTATGGCCCATCCAATGCCACCCCCAATGAGGGATATTCCCATGCAATACCCTGATATG GTTTACATGCCACCACCAGCACCCCTTGGAGTACCTATGATGATGCCTCCCCCTTCAGCCCCTGCAGCCTTTTCTG GTAATAACTACGGAGTGGAAGTTTGCAGGGACTACTTGAAGAACATGTGTAATAGAGAATCCTGCAGATTTGCACACCCGGATTTGAATAATGag GTGATGAATACCCAAGTTGAAGTTTGCCGTGATTTTAAGCGAGGAGAATGCAATCGACCTGCCTGTCGCTTTTACCATCCACCTGCAAGCTCAAATTCTATTGGATAA
- the LOC127770594 gene encoding uncharacterized protein LOC127770594, with protein MVVREPVAMEIPAVESSAAGRMPPRIRRRLLEGSRVGGGGPTSAEEIEAKLKDAELRRQQFHEWVSCKARKKPRSPSWSSQEEDQGQRLEAKLQAAEQKRLSLLAKAQNRLAKLDELRQAAKNVVEMRIEKEREELGTRVESRVRQAEANRMRLLHAHMQKRAAMKERTARSLVRKQTSERKYTERVKSLILQKRNAAEKKRLALLEAEKRKAQARILHIQRAAKTVCSKRESERRQLQEQLESKLQKAKRQRAEYLKQRVSPRSSAHADYIKHAEFLSTKLARCWKRFLKSNKTTYALVQAYDALGINEMSVKSMPFENLAMLMESPTTLQTTKAVLDRFEKRLLLSQPTGSSSAENIDHLLKRLGSPKRKAPASRSRVAAKKPAKGSETSKLSRYSLRVVLCSYMILAHPGAVLSGQGEKENLLMESAENFVKEFELLVKTVLDRPGGASTQSTDAASQKKFRTQLAAFDKAWCTYLYHFVVWKLKDAKSLEQDLVRAACKLELSMMQTCKLSSDGQSHDLSHDMKAIQKQVTDDQKLLREKIQHLSGDAGIERMNSALSDTRSKFFEAKENGNPLATSVANVSTPLSINSSGQVPNPTSKPTVEGSSFTAQSLPGAASSSSSTSPMKPPTDNEQMVNEMLHEDDVSFARNSDNVSSADDFQAKVKATMEKAFWDLVTDSMRGDKPDYSQLINLVKEIRNSLHELASNELKEEILENIDLEILSQVLQSGSQDTRYLGQILQYSLDMVRKLSAPAKEDDMKRSHEKLLNELAASSKVNDNGISSFVIAVIKGLRFTLEEIKQLQTEVSKARIQLMQPIIKGSAGVEYLQKAFTDRYGPPANASVSLPITKQWVSATKSIVEQEWSSHLESLQALPADHAQHVVPVLRAGHGAPAPQASSSAASSSGLPECKGEKIDKLTRVGLLQLISNVEGLNMQSTPETFQINLLRLRAVQDQFQKVIVIATSMLVLHQVLMSKIAPPELQNTISELYDALVKLLDNNADASTKEIVEAMTRSLASVGSLPEEQIQDTTELATKMLLKSLQAGDIVFGKVSRAVYFAFRGVVLGGGAKGKKLAEAPLRRLGAAKLADRVVKAGEVLIKMAVISEKVHGPWYKALAL; from the exons atggtggtGCGGGAGCCGGTGGCGATGGAGATACCGGCGGTggagtcgtcggcggcggggaggatgcCGCCGAGGATCAGGCGGCGGTTGCTGGAGGGGAGCCGCGTCGGAGGCGGGGGGCCGACGAGCGCGGAGGAGATCGAGGCGAAGCTGAAGGATGCGGAGCTCCGGAGGCAG CAATTCCATGAATGGGTGTCCTGCAAAGCGAGGAAGAAGCCGCGGAGCCCATCATGGTCATCACAAGAGGAAGATCAAGGTCAGCGCCTCGAAGCGAAGCTTCAGGCCGCCGAGCAGAAAAG GTTGAGCCTCTTGGCAAAGGCACAGAACAGGCTAGCCAAGTTGGATGAACTCCGACAAGCGGCGAAGAACGTCGTGGAAATGCGGATCGAGAAAGAAAGGGAAGAACTCGGGACTCGAGTCGAGTCTCGTGTTCGTCAAGCAGAGGCAAATCGCATGCGTCTTTTGCATGCACATATGCAGAAGCGGGCGGCAATGAAGGAGAGAACGGCGCGGTCCCTTGTGCGGAAACAGACATCTGAGAGGAAATACACGGAGCGAGTCAAGTCTTTGATCTTACAAAAGCGCAATGCTGCTGAAAAGAAGCGACTGGCATTGCTGGAAGCTGAGAAGAGGAAAGCCCAGGCTAGGATTTTGCACATCCAACGAGCTGCCAAGACTGTATGCAGCAAGAGAGAATCAGAGAGGAGACAGTTGCAAGAACAGCTAGAAAGCAAGCTTCAGAAG GCAAAAAGGCAGAGAGCTGAGTACTTGAAGCAGCGGGTAAGTCCCCGTAGTTCTGCCCATGCTGATTACATCAAGCATGCAGAATTTCTTTCAACAAAGCTGGCAAG ATGCTGGAAAAGATTTTTGAAATCTAACAAGACAACATATGCACTGGTTCAAGCTTATGACGCCTTGGGAATTAATGAGATGTCTGTCAAATCTATGCCATTTGAAAATTTAGCTATGTTGATGGAATCTCCAACGACTCTCCAGACCACCAAGGCAGTGCTTGACCGGTTCGAGAAACGTTTGCTTCTTTCTCAGCCAACTGGTTCATCATCAGCCGAGAACATTGATCACCTTCTGAAACGCCTTGGATCTCCAAAGAGGAAGGCACCTGCTAGCAGATCTAGGGTAGCTGCGAAAAAGCCAGCGAAGGGTTCCGAGACAAGCAAGCTTTCTAGATACTCACTGCGGGTAGTCCTCTGCTCTTATATGATACTGGCTCATCCAGGTGCTGTATTAAGTGGACAAGGGGAGAAGGAGAATCTACTTATGGAGTCAGCAGAAAACTTTGTTAAGGAGTTTGAGCTATTGGTTAAGACAGTACTTGATAGACCAGGAGGTGCCTCGACGCAATCGACTGATGCTGCCAGTCAGAAAAAGTTCAGGACTCAGTTGGCTGCTTTTGATAAAGCATGGTGCACTTACCTTTACCACTTTGTTGTGTGGAAACTGAAGGATGCCAAATCATTGGAACAAGATCTTGTCAGGGCTGCATGCAAGCTTGAGCTGTCAATgatgcaaacatgcaagttaagtTCAGATGGGCAGTCACATGACCTTTCTCATGATATGAAGGCAATTCAGAAACAGGTTACTGATGACCAGAAGCTGTTAAGAGAGAAGATTCAGCACCTGAGTGGCGATGCAGGCATCGAGCGGATGAACTCTGCTCTTTCGGATACAAGGTCAAAGTTCTTTGAGGCGAAGGAAAACGGAAATCCATTAGCAACATCTGTTGCAAATGTATCTACTCCTTTGAGCATTAATTCATCTGGACAGGTTCCAAACCCTACTTCCAAGCCTACTGTGGAAGGATCAAGTTTCACTGCCCAATCTTTGCCTGGAGCTGCTTCATCGTCAAGCAGTACATCTCCAATGAAACCGCCGACGGACAATGAGCAAATGGTCAATGAGATGCTTCATGAGGACGATGTTTCTTTTGCTCGCAACTCTGATAACGTCAGTTCCGCGGATGACTTTCAGGCCAAAGTGAAAGCAACGATGGAGAAAGCCTTTTGGGATCTTGTTACTGATTCGATGAGAGGGGACAAACCAGATTATAGCCAATTAATTAACCTCGTAAAGGAAATCAGGAATTCGTTACATGAGTTGGCCTCAAATGAGTTGAAGGAGGAAATTCTTGAGAACATTGACCTCGAAATTTTGTCTCAG GTGCTTCAGTCAGGCTCCCAGGACACGCGATATCTGGGGCAGATTTTGCAGTACTCCCTGGATATGGTCAGGAAACTATCTGCCCCTGCAAAGGAAGATGACATGAAGAGGAGTCATGAGAAATTGTTAAACGAGTTGGCTGCAAGTTCCAAAGTTAATGACAATGGTATCAGCTCCTTTGTCATTGCTGTCATCAAGGGCCTGCGTTTCACTCTCGAAGAAATAAAG CAACTGCAAACTGAAGTTAGCAAGGCTCGCATCCAGCTCATGCAACCAATTATAAAAGGCTCTGCCGGAGTGGAATACCTGCAGAAGGCTTTCACGGATCGCTATGGACCTCCTGCTAATGCATCAGTGTCTCTCCCTATAACTAAGCAGTGGGTTTCGGCAACGAAGAGCATCGTGGAACAAGAGTGGAGCTCACATTTGGAGTCTCTCCAAGCTTTGCCAGCAGATCAT GCTCAGCACGTTGTTCCGGTACTTCGAGCTGGTCACGGTGCTCCAGCGCCGCAGGCTTCTTCGTCTGCAGCTAGCAGTTCTGGTCTCCCAGAATGCAAGGGTGAGAAGATTGACAAGCTGACAAGGGTTGGCTTGTTGCAACTTATCAGCAATGTGGAGGGCCTGAACATGCAGTCAACCCCTGAGACCTTCCAAATTAATCTGCTGAGGTTGAGGGCTGTGCAAGATCAGTTTCAGAAGGTGATAGTGATCGCGACGAG CATGCTTGTCCTGCATCAAGTTCTGATGTCGAAGATCGCTCCTCCGGAGTTACAGAATACCATCTCAGAGCTCTACGACGCTCTCGTGAAGCTCCTCGACAACAACGCTGACGCATCAACGAAGGAGATCGTGGAGGCGATGACGCGCTCTCTGGCCTCGGTCGGCTCTCTGCCGGAGGAACAGATTCAGGACACGACAGAGCTAGCAACCAAGATGCTTCTCAAGAGCCTCCAGGCCGGCGACATCGTCTTCGGTAAGGTGTCCCGGGCGGTCTACTTTGCCTtccgcggcgtcgtcctcgGTGGCGGCGCCAAGGGCAAGAAGCTAGCCGAAGCGCCGCTGCGACGCCTCGGCGCGGCGAAGCTCGCCGACAGGGTTGTCAAGGCCGGGGAGGTGCTGATAAAGATGGCAGTCATATCAGAGAAGGTCCATGGACCATGGTACAAGGCACTTGCCTTGTGA